One Acetobacterium sp. KB-1 DNA segment encodes these proteins:
- a CDS encoding response regulator transcription factor: MKVVVVDDDKLVCASLKTIIESEGEVEVLGLGYNGQDAIALYKQLKPDVLLMDIRMDLMTGLEAAEIILKEDQAAKILFLTTFLDDEYIIKALQLGAKGYLIKQNFESIVPSLRAVEAGQNVFGQDIVTKIPGLMTIDHREQPSYDLSDKEQELIEGVAQGMSNREISESLYLSEGTVRNRLSIILEKLNLRDRTQLAIFYYKNLK, encoded by the coding sequence ATGAAAGTTGTTGTTGTAGATGATGATAAACTGGTGTGTGCCTCGCTAAAGACCATTATTGAGTCAGAGGGGGAGGTGGAAGTGCTGGGACTGGGATACAATGGCCAGGATGCCATTGCCTTATATAAGCAATTAAAACCGGATGTTTTGCTAATGGATATTCGGATGGATTTAATGACCGGATTGGAGGCCGCGGAGATCATCTTAAAGGAAGATCAGGCTGCGAAGATCTTATTTTTAACGACCTTTCTGGATGACGAATATATTATTAAGGCGCTTCAGCTTGGTGCCAAAGGCTATCTGATTAAGCAAAATTTCGAGAGTATTGTACCTTCGCTGCGGGCGGTAGAGGCCGGCCAAAATGTGTTTGGACAGGATATTGTGACGAAGATACCGGGGCTGATGACAATTGATCATCGGGAGCAGCCAAGCTATGATTTAAGCGATAAGGAGCAGGAGCTGATCGAAGGAGTGGCTCAGGGAATGAGTAACCGGGAGATTTCGGAAAGCCTGTATTTAAGTGAAGGAACGGTCAGAAATCGTCTCAGTATCATCCTGGAAAAGCTGAATCTCCGGGACCGAACCCAGTTGGCCATTTTTTATTATAAGAATTTGAAATAG
- a CDS encoding GTP-binding protein, producing the protein MKIIILGGFLGSGKTSVVLQLAKHFISKCSNDSTKVVILENEIGDVSVDDKLLQNSGYEVANLFSGCVCCTMSGELALSLHRIIQDISPELIIMEASGVAYPHNIVKTINQSLPDLDCSITCVTDAKRWKRLLRPMEMLLEGQLAAADIILINKIDQVDQQTLLDVEDSIKAFNGLAKFFKISAAQTISPLVFEAMLNMEAERIN; encoded by the coding sequence ATGAAAATCATTATCTTAGGCGGATTTCTGGGTTCCGGAAAAACCAGTGTGGTCCTCCAACTTGCCAAACACTTTATCAGCAAGTGCTCTAACGATTCAACCAAGGTCGTCATCCTGGAAAATGAGATTGGGGACGTCAGTGTGGATGATAAATTGCTGCAAAATAGCGGCTATGAGGTGGCCAATCTGTTCTCAGGATGTGTCTGCTGTACCATGTCCGGCGAATTGGCGCTCAGCTTACATCGTATCATCCAGGATATAAGCCCCGAACTGATTATTATGGAAGCCTCCGGGGTGGCCTATCCCCACAATATTGTAAAGACCATTAATCAATCCCTGCCGGATCTTGATTGCAGCATCACCTGCGTCACTGACGCCAAGCGCTGGAAACGGCTACTTCGACCCATGGAAATGCTGCTGGAGGGTCAACTGGCTGCGGCGGATATCATTCTGATCAACAAGATTGATCAGGTCGATCAACAGACCCTATTAGACGTGGAAGACTCGATTAAAGCGTTTAACGGCCTGGCGAAATTCTTCAAAATCAGTGCCGCCCAGACAATATCACCTCTTGTTTTTGAAGCCATGCTGAACATGGAAGCAGAAAGGATAAATTGA
- a CDS encoding uroporphyrinogen decarboxylase family protein — protein sequence MTAHLTQKENFLRVARGEMPEYVPVSSFFGPDAPLLTMADPCILGSFRGPGGGVDPWGVTFVTGEEINFAALPKPNDFILTDITKWRDVIKAPDYSGFDWEAAAKADRQKYVKDPDQTAFVLSGYADLFQQFIGFMGFTEGLCAIYEEQEEVEALLDYMLEHSLYITKNLLHYYKPEGYYLLDDTASKLNPFISPKLFEEIFVPRYKKCLDLVRDDNVPIFYHNCGRCEDLMPSMIDIGVNVWDPAQIENDLLGMKQQYGPKLAINGGFEFRMPSTWPVVDEEEVRETVRDTYNRLAPNGGFIFNGMITSLDYFDPKVQEVNGWIADEARKLSKTVYN from the coding sequence ATGACAGCTCATTTAACTCAGAAAGAAAACTTTTTGCGGGTCGCCCGAGGCGAGATGCCGGAATACGTGCCGGTATCATCATTTTTTGGCCCTGACGCGCCCCTGCTCACCATGGCAGACCCCTGTATTCTCGGTAGCTTTAGAGGACCTGGTGGGGGTGTTGATCCCTGGGGTGTGACCTTTGTCACTGGTGAAGAAATAAACTTTGCTGCCCTACCCAAACCCAACGATTTTATCTTGACCGATATAACAAAATGGCGCGATGTGATCAAAGCCCCTGACTACAGCGGATTTGACTGGGAAGCCGCCGCTAAGGCAGACCGCCAGAAGTACGTAAAAGACCCCGACCAGACAGCCTTTGTCCTCAGCGGCTATGCCGATTTATTCCAACAGTTTATTGGCTTTATGGGCTTCACTGAAGGACTTTGTGCTATTTATGAAGAACAGGAAGAGGTTGAAGCACTGCTGGACTACATGCTGGAACACTCCCTTTATATCACCAAAAACCTGCTGCATTATTATAAGCCAGAAGGTTATTACCTGCTGGATGATACGGCTTCAAAACTTAATCCCTTCATTTCTCCCAAACTATTTGAAGAAATCTTTGTGCCCCGTTATAAAAAATGCCTGGATCTGGTCAGGGACGATAACGTTCCGATTTTTTACCATAACTGCGGCCGTTGTGAAGATCTGATGCCATCCATGATCGATATTGGTGTAAACGTTTGGGATCCCGCCCAGATTGAGAATGACCTGCTTGGCATGAAACAGCAATACGGTCCAAAACTTGCCATCAACGGCGGTTTTGAATTCAGAATGCCCAGCACCTGGCCTGTGGTTGATGAAGAAGAAGTCCGGGAAACGGTTCGCGATACTTATAACCGACTTGCACCCAACGGCGGTTTTATTTTTAATGGCATGATTACCTCCCTGGATTATTTTGATCCAAAGGTTCAAGAAGTCAATGGCTGGATTGCCGATGAAGCCAGAAAACTAAGCAAGACGGTTTATAACTAA
- the cls gene encoding cardiolipin synthase — protein sequence MAYNLKKEYEKEVVMRSSSEHFQSMFRFLVNVVLIVLQLTIIGLIILEFSEDAVYGYWLFEGLAIFVVLNIVYRKKTAAYKISWIIFVLVVPVVGIVLYFIWGRQRVPGKSKKRWDEINLRTFLKLKQNQAVLESIDDKGLKKQVELVHRLSDLPVWKNTKTEYLKLGEEMHRANLAAIKTAEKFIFLEYFIVTGGKMYDELMAVLYEKADAGVEIRMMVDEMGSLSTLPKDFYNNCAAHHIKSIPYNPLSPSLFKFISFRDHRKITVVDGRVAITGGINIGDEYINEKVRFGHWKDMALRLEGDAVFSLTTMFINMWDYATGAVTELDAYKGTAALVTGDELVMPFCDGPMNPRNPAVNTYMTVFANAKDYLYLTTPYLILDTDLTNCILLAARSGVDVRIITPGIPDKKLVYATTRAFYGDLLAEGVRIYEYAPGFVHGKVLVTDDQVAIVGSINMDYRSLTWNYECGTWVSGSKTVLDIKADLLDCIKVSREVCYYDWEKTSFMKKVGQSVLRIMAPLM from the coding sequence ATGGCATATAATTTAAAAAAAGAATATGAAAAAGAGGTAGTAATGAGAAGTTCGTCGGAGCATTTTCAAAGTATGTTCAGGTTTTTAGTCAATGTGGTTTTAATCGTTTTGCAATTGACCATCATCGGATTGATCATTCTGGAGTTTTCGGAAGATGCGGTGTATGGCTATTGGTTATTTGAGGGGTTGGCTATTTTTGTGGTGCTGAATATCGTGTATCGTAAAAAAACAGCGGCTTATAAAATTTCCTGGATTATTTTTGTGCTGGTTGTCCCGGTGGTGGGAATTGTGCTTTATTTTATCTGGGGACGGCAGCGGGTGCCCGGGAAATCAAAAAAACGATGGGATGAAATCAACTTGCGCACCTTTTTAAAACTAAAACAGAACCAGGCGGTTTTAGAATCCATTGACGATAAGGGGCTTAAAAAACAAGTGGAGCTGGTCCATCGGCTTAGTGATCTGCCGGTTTGGAAAAACACCAAAACCGAGTATCTGAAACTGGGAGAGGAGATGCACCGGGCCAACCTGGCAGCCATCAAAACCGCCGAGAAATTCATTTTTCTTGAGTATTTTATTGTCACTGGTGGGAAAATGTATGACGAGCTGATGGCAGTCCTCTATGAAAAAGCGGATGCCGGGGTAGAAATCCGGATGATGGTTGATGAAATGGGCAGTCTGTCGACCCTGCCCAAAGATTTTTATAATAACTGTGCCGCACATCACATTAAAAGTATTCCTTATAATCCCCTATCCCCGTCGCTGTTTAAATTTATCAGCTTCCGGGATCATCGCAAAATTACGGTTGTGGACGGCAGGGTAGCGATTACCGGCGGGATCAACATTGGGGATGAATACATTAACGAAAAGGTGCGGTTTGGCCATTGGAAAGACATGGCTCTGCGTCTGGAAGGGGACGCGGTTTTTAGTCTCACCACCATGTTTATTAACATGTGGGATTATGCCACCGGGGCGGTCACCGAACTGGACGCCTATAAGGGGACTGCCGCACTGGTAACAGGGGATGAATTGGTGATGCCATTTTGCGATGGGCCGATGAATCCCAGAAATCCGGCGGTCAATACCTATATGACCGTTTTTGCCAACGCCAAAGATTATCTTTATCTGACGACGCCCTATCTGATTCTGGATACCGATCTCACAAATTGCATTTTGCTGGCAGCTCGAAGCGGGGTCGATGTGCGGATTATCACCCCGGGCATTCCCGATAAGAAGCTGGTTTATGCCACTACCCGAGCTTTTTACGGTGATCTGCTGGCAGAGGGGGTCCGGATTTATGAATATGCACCGGGCTTTGTTCATGGTAAGGTTTTGGTAACCGATGATCAGGTTGCCATTGTCGGTTCCATCAACATGGATTATCGCAGTCTGACCTGGAATTACGAGTGCGGTACCTGGGTTTCCGGCTCAAAAACGGTGCTGGATATCAAAGCCGATCTGCTGGATTGCATCAAGGTAAGTCGGGAAGTGTGCTATTATGATTGGGAAAAAACCTCGTTTATGAAAAAGGTGGGACAGTCGGTGCTAAGAATTATGGCACCCTTGATGTAG
- a CDS encoding carbon-nitrogen family hydrolase — protein MKICAIQMKVALKQVEQNYKSAEVWLRKAAAAGADVAVLPEMWSGGFITTDLEPRLADVDGRRAKAFLERLAGELRLNIVGGSVATKKGEDYFNTCYVADRQGHIIADYDKAHLFSFADENKRFSAGDQLVTFALDGVPCGIIICYEIRFPEWSRKQALAGTKILFVPAEWPLPRVGHWRVLNQARAIENQIFVVAVNGCGEAVKDIRNAGNSMIIDPLGEPLADAGADPEEKMIMADVELAQLEQARKNMTVFQDRRVELY, from the coding sequence ATGAAAATATGTGCAATTCAAATGAAGGTGGCATTAAAACAAGTCGAACAGAATTATAAAAGCGCTGAGGTCTGGCTTCGAAAAGCGGCTGCGGCCGGGGCTGATGTGGCGGTGCTACCGGAGATGTGGAGCGGCGGATTTATCACCACCGATCTGGAACCGCGGCTGGCCGATGTCGATGGAAGGCGGGCCAAAGCTTTTCTGGAAAGACTGGCCGGGGAGCTTAGGCTAAATATTGTCGGTGGTTCGGTGGCAACAAAAAAAGGTGAAGATTACTTTAATACCTGTTACGTGGCCGACCGGCAGGGACACATTATTGCTGACTATGACAAAGCCCATCTGTTTAGTTTTGCCGACGAAAATAAGCGGTTTTCCGCTGGAGATCAATTGGTTACCTTTGCCCTTGATGGGGTTCCCTGTGGTATTATTATTTGCTACGAAATCCGCTTTCCCGAGTGGTCCCGAAAGCAGGCTTTGGCTGGAACTAAGATTCTTTTTGTCCCGGCCGAATGGCCATTACCTCGGGTAGGTCACTGGCGGGTTTTAAACCAGGCCAGAGCGATCGAGAATCAGATCTTTGTGGTGGCGGTTAACGGCTGCGGCGAAGCTGTTAAGGATATCCGAAACGCCGGGAACTCGATGATTATTGACCCGTTGGGAGAGCCGCTGGCCGATGCCGGAGCAGATCCCGAAGAAAAGATGATTATGGCGGACGTGGAGCTGGCACAACTGGAGCAAGCCAGAAAAAATATGACGGTGTTTCAGGATCGAAGAGTCGAACTATACTAG
- a CDS encoding helix-turn-helix transcriptional regulator — MAPVNTRISYLMDMLGISGKELALAIGTDTTAVSKWRSGQRKLKVRSKYSKRMAAYFLSDAYALQKQRIVALLTNDQLETEDKTDQELIEMLSIWMTDDAGEIIVKREVVDRDQPEVSVEVYSGYPGWKRAVKIFWNEVAVLPPGQTIYVGDFGDVQWDILGTDSVREMVSSIERAIRAGHKVVIIDKMTDQYKPYVVILRWLPIYLKKEVEVLYFQKDIKEFYKKSIYAVDHHIAMVGMCLAEGNSENLTMIHRDPISVDFYHKMVASIAQKSRQLIFTLELSDAMKMVELMEENFKPNQLTYMINHLPTFRNMPLNLLERILVENKVSGDKMAICLKANRKRKELRDQFNYRQIYDLDAIENALQQEYIIDYDLSQVIGKEARVSNAFFREQLEYIKKFRITESYTLVLTSFCDLNLNVDNTAIVVQENSIVIAWNSEFYDRRMYCKELTVVGGYFNYLKEIWNHIPLISKNEAWIKEQLQRMIDLK; from the coding sequence ATGGCACCGGTAAATACGAGAATTAGTTATTTAATGGATATGTTGGGAATCAGTGGAAAAGAGTTGGCCTTGGCCATTGGAACAGACACCACGGCGGTGAGCAAATGGCGAAGCGGCCAGCGAAAATTAAAGGTTCGATCAAAATATAGTAAACGGATGGCGGCTTATTTTCTTAGTGATGCGTATGCACTTCAGAAACAGAGAATTGTGGCCCTGCTTACCAACGATCAATTAGAAACAGAGGACAAAACAGATCAGGAATTAATTGAAATGCTCAGTATCTGGATGACGGATGATGCCGGGGAAATAATCGTAAAAAGAGAAGTGGTGGACCGTGACCAACCAGAGGTGTCGGTGGAAGTTTATTCCGGATACCCGGGATGGAAACGGGCAGTGAAGATTTTTTGGAATGAGGTTGCTGTGCTGCCACCAGGTCAGACCATTTATGTGGGTGATTTTGGCGATGTTCAATGGGATATTCTCGGTACAGACTCGGTCCGGGAGATGGTTAGTAGTATCGAGCGAGCGATTCGAGCGGGTCATAAGGTTGTGATTATCGACAAAATGACTGATCAGTATAAACCCTATGTGGTGATTCTCCGTTGGCTGCCCATCTATTTAAAAAAAGAGGTGGAGGTACTTTACTTCCAGAAAGATATCAAGGAGTTTTACAAAAAGAGTATCTATGCCGTTGATCATCACATCGCCATGGTGGGGATGTGTCTGGCAGAAGGAAATAGTGAAAATCTGACGATGATTCATCGCGATCCGATCAGCGTCGATTTTTATCATAAAATGGTGGCGTCCATTGCCCAAAAATCCAGGCAGCTTATCTTTACGCTGGAATTGTCTGATGCCATGAAAATGGTGGAACTCATGGAAGAGAATTTTAAGCCCAATCAGCTGACCTATATGATCAACCACTTGCCAACCTTTCGGAATATGCCCCTGAATCTGCTGGAACGGATTTTGGTGGAAAATAAGGTGAGTGGTGACAAAATGGCAATCTGCCTGAAGGCAAATCGAAAACGAAAAGAATTACGAGATCAATTTAATTATCGTCAGATTTATGATCTGGACGCGATTGAAAATGCCCTGCAACAGGAATACATCATCGACTATGATTTGTCTCAGGTTATCGGAAAAGAAGCACGGGTATCGAATGCTTTTTTTAGAGAGCAATTAGAATATATTAAAAAGTTTAGAATAACCGAGAGTTATACCCTGGTTCTGACATCCTTTTGCGATCTGAATCTCAATGTCGATAATACGGCCATCGTGGTTCAGGAAAACAGCATTGTCATCGCCTGGAATTCAGAGTTTTACGATCGCCGAATGTATTGTAAAGAATTAACCGTGGTGGGTGGTTACTTTAATTATTTAAAAGAAATATGGAATCATATTCCGCTGATTTCGAAAAATGAAGCGTGGATAAAAGAACAGTTACAACGAATGATCGATTTAAAATGA
- a CDS encoding APC family permease, with product MNEKGKLGLGSAVAVCVGLIVATSCLLSLGVGMGQAGTAFIIPLVVVVILNAFVAISFSELHSLMPNVDGGVGQYSLVGLGPVASMISNISAYVITMVFASSVEIAMCGLVLNEFFPQIPAVIISVLVLGIIAVVNLFGVDLFSKVQNLVVTLLIGSLIGMGIISFFKLGTGTVLTAAQQTAPAITGIGGIMGLSAVAFWLFIGVEFIIPVAKELKNPKRDVFLSMILALVLLFVVQAVLGVGMTNYVSLEVLASSPLPHMVFAEALLGNVGKVWMGIVTLLAGISTLNTVLASSARIVFGMSEEGMMPAIFKKVNKKNVPVAGLLLMVIADFAIVVTGFTQSSTLTNMILAASCFWLLSYVLTHINVLVLRKRYPDMERNKKLILFGIPQIVGILGNIYMVWNISSDPASKLAIYQVFGVLFAVLVAYSLVWVVGVMKVKPFQPVSIDLINNNAIEFEKENKKVVAEPAK from the coding sequence ATGAACGAAAAAGGAAAATTAGGATTAGGTAGTGCGGTTGCAGTATGTGTGGGTCTCATTGTAGCCACAAGTTGTCTATTGTCATTAGGGGTCGGAATGGGACAGGCCGGAACGGCTTTCATTATTCCTCTGGTTGTTGTGGTAATCTTAAATGCATTTGTGGCGATCTCGTTTTCAGAACTCCATTCATTAATGCCAAATGTTGACGGCGGAGTGGGACAGTATTCCCTGGTTGGTCTTGGACCAGTAGCCTCGATGATTTCAAATATTTCTGCTTATGTGATCACCATGGTTTTTGCATCATCAGTTGAAATTGCCATGTGTGGATTGGTCTTAAATGAATTTTTCCCCCAGATTCCGGCAGTGATCATCAGTGTCCTGGTTCTTGGTATCATCGCAGTGGTTAATCTTTTCGGCGTGGATTTGTTCTCAAAGGTGCAAAACCTTGTGGTTACACTGTTAATTGGTTCATTGATTGGGATGGGTATTATCAGCTTTTTTAAACTGGGAACCGGAACCGTTCTTACCGCAGCACAGCAAACTGCACCGGCTATCACTGGCATTGGTGGGATCATGGGTTTATCAGCGGTAGCTTTCTGGCTCTTTATCGGGGTTGAGTTTATTATCCCGGTAGCAAAAGAATTAAAAAATCCCAAACGGGATGTGTTTTTATCAATGATTCTGGCGTTAGTCTTATTATTTGTGGTCCAAGCGGTGTTAGGTGTTGGGATGACCAATTATGTCAGTTTGGAAGTACTTGCTTCTAGTCCTTTGCCCCACATGGTTTTTGCCGAAGCGCTACTGGGAAATGTCGGTAAGGTTTGGATGGGGATTGTAACCCTGTTAGCTGGAATCAGTACCTTAAATACGGTATTGGCAAGCTCGGCAAGAATTGTCTTTGGGATGTCAGAAGAGGGCATGATGCCAGCAATCTTTAAAAAAGTTAACAAAAAAAATGTGCCGGTAGCAGGGCTACTTTTAATGGTTATTGCGGACTTTGCCATTGTGGTCACCGGCTTTACCCAATCCAGCACCCTAACGAATATGATTTTGGCAGCATCATGCTTCTGGTTACTGTCTTATGTTTTAACCCACATCAACGTGCTGGTCTTGCGTAAAAGATATCCGGATATGGAGCGAAATAAAAAATTGATTTTATTTGGAATTCCGCAGATTGTTGGTATTTTAGGAAATATCTATATGGTTTGGAATATCAGTTCCGATCCCGCATCTAAACTCGCGATTTACCAGGTATTTGGCGTACTCTTTGCAGTGCTGGTCGCCTATTCACTGGTATGGGTTGTCGGGGTGATGAAGGTCAAACCCTTCCAGCCGGTGAGCATTGATCTTATCAATAACAACGCCATTGAGTTTGAAAAAGAAAACAAAAAAGTCGTGGCTGAACCAGCCAAGTAA
- a CDS encoding glutamine synthetase family protein: MQKDLYTGMEKQSIDEIKQKIKENNVEMIRLEYTDILGVNRGKLMPVSMVDEIFGDGIAFCTVSLAMAFNNDIVSSEYFSETNDDMKVIGDPSTFVILPHCDKTALVLGELYYMEEPMLQAPREFLKKMVQEYHKLGLDPIAASELEFYIYNKMEDGTLEPYSKQPCTCYTANRRIDPKRFLYKLTNTFQTMGFNVLYMNHEYFPGQFEYNWKHSKIVRAADESSLFKALSKDIAETNNLMMTFMGKPKNASGGSGCHFHISFNDIKTADNICHDVTKENDLADILRYFIGGVIKHAKGLTPFLAPTVNCYKRYQPDSFAPIYIGWGYDNRTTYIRVPQERGKATRMEIRAGSAAANSYLALGAILAAGLDGIKNKIEPPEVVTTDLYHDVKKQQDKVPNSLFAALKALDEDSWLTEHVGKELVDVFTSLKRKEIEEYKKYVTDWEWDTYSYHI; this comes from the coding sequence ATGCAAAAAGATTTATATACGGGGATGGAGAAACAATCCATCGATGAAATTAAACAAAAAATCAAAGAAAACAACGTCGAGATGATTCGCCTGGAATACACCGATATTCTGGGAGTAAACCGGGGAAAGCTGATGCCGGTTTCGATGGTGGATGAAATCTTTGGTGACGGTATCGCTTTTTGTACGGTCAGCCTGGCAATGGCTTTTAATAACGACATTGTTAGTTCCGAGTACTTTTCAGAAACAAACGATGATATGAAGGTCATCGGTGACCCCTCAACCTTTGTAATTCTGCCCCATTGTGATAAAACAGCACTGGTATTGGGGGAGCTTTACTACATGGAAGAACCGATGTTGCAGGCCCCCCGGGAGTTTTTAAAAAAAATGGTTCAGGAATACCACAAATTGGGACTCGATCCGATTGCTGCCAGTGAGTTGGAGTTTTATATCTACAATAAAATGGAAGATGGAACCCTGGAACCTTATTCCAAACAGCCCTGTACCTGTTATACGGCGAACCGACGGATTGATCCTAAACGATTTTTGTACAAGCTGACCAATACCTTTCAGACCATGGGTTTTAATGTGCTATATATGAACCATGAGTATTTTCCAGGACAGTTTGAATATAACTGGAAGCATTCAAAAATCGTTCGGGCAGCCGATGAAAGCTCCTTGTTTAAAGCACTGAGCAAGGATATTGCCGAAACCAATAACCTGATGATGACCTTTATGGGAAAACCCAAAAATGCCTCAGGCGGAAGCGGTTGTCATTTCCACATTTCATTTAATGATATAAAAACTGCGGACAATATCTGTCATGATGTAACCAAAGAGAATGATCTGGCCGATATTCTAAGATACTTTATTGGCGGCGTCATTAAGCATGCCAAAGGCCTCACCCCCTTTCTGGCGCCAACGGTCAATTGCTATAAGCGGTATCAGCCGGATTCCTTTGCCCCCATTTACATCGGCTGGGGATATGACAATCGAACGACCTATATCCGGGTCCCCCAGGAACGGGGCAAGGCCACCCGAATGGAAATCCGCGCCGGATCAGCCGCTGCTAATTCGTATCTGGCCCTAGGTGCGATTTTGGCTGCCGGGCTGGATGGGATAAAAAATAAGATTGAGCCGCCAGAAGTGGTTACCACCGACCTCTATCATGATGTAAAAAAACAGCAGGATAAGGTGCCCAACAGCTTATTTGCGGCGTTAAAGGCGCTGGACGAAGACAGCTGGTTAACCGAACACGTGGGAAAAGAGCTGGTGGATGTTTTTACCTCGCTTAAACGAAAAGAAATTGAAGAATATAAAAAATATGTCACCGACTGGGAGTGGGACACCTACTCTTACCATATTTAA
- a CDS encoding glutamine amidotransferase — translation MCGIAGIISKQPIDISSNLLGMLGLIQHRGPDASGIAIFPKDEQVTLRISMNKEERIGEIRDLIGNYGKIKNERLISAGESIPMAEYLLEMDDDKLKPLHFAINGVEGLAVHSLGDGIKVYKEGGHLKNLRDKHQIEMQNCRHGIGHVRMATESVEDINAAHPFVSPFYPELALVHNGQFTNYFKMRRFLESKGVKFKTMNDSEAASHLIAYAMSINGGNLEAALNDAADQLDGIYCIIAATESQIGFVKDKLGIKPLLLVESDDYIMLGSEQIEFSAVSEDLFAEEMEPGEVRVWNI, via the coding sequence ATGTGTGGAATAGCGGGAATTATTAGTAAACAACCAATAGACATTTCATCGAATCTATTGGGAATGCTGGGTTTGATTCAGCATCGGGGCCCGGATGCCAGTGGGATTGCCATTTTCCCGAAAGATGAGCAGGTTACCTTACGAATATCGATGAATAAGGAAGAACGGATTGGAGAAATTCGGGATCTGATTGGAAACTATGGAAAAATTAAAAATGAACGATTGATTTCCGCTGGAGAGAGTATTCCCATGGCAGAGTATCTTCTGGAAATGGATGATGACAAACTAAAACCCCTGCATTTTGCCATTAATGGGGTTGAGGGTTTAGCCGTTCATTCGCTGGGTGATGGCATTAAGGTTTACAAGGAAGGCGGGCATTTAAAGAACCTGCGCGACAAACATCAGATCGAAATGCAGAATTGTCGCCACGGCATTGGCCATGTGCGCATGGCCACCGAAAGTGTGGAAGATATCAATGCGGCGCATCCCTTTGTGTCCCCTTTTTATCCGGAGCTGGCGCTAGTCCATAATGGTCAGTTTACCAATTATTTTAAAATGCGGCGGTTTCTGGAATCAAAGGGTGTTAAATTTAAAACCATGAATGATTCCGAAGCGGCCAGTCATCTGATTGCCTATGCCATGAGCATTAACGGCGGTAATCTGGAAGCGGCTTTAAATGACGCGGCGGATCAATTAGATGGGATTTACTGTATTATCGCAGCCACCGAAAGTCAGATTGGTTTTGTTAAAGACAAGCTGGGAATTAAGCCCCTGCTGCTGGTGGAATCCGACGATTATATTATGCTAGGTTCCGAACAGATCGAATTTTCAGCGGTGAGTGAGGATCTCTTTGCCGAAGAAATGGAACCGGGGGAGGTGCGCGTATGGAATATTTAG
- a CDS encoding glutamate synthase, which yields MEYLDLAKVENEKVNVLIKDKLKESNELVLKNVNSMHNICAGLSGDCQVTIEDSTGLYTGSFLEGPTLRIKGNVGWYAGDDMMSGELIVEKNTGCNIGAYINGGTIVIYGNTGSRVGYGMKGGNIIVCGSAGRWAGVMAMGGDLIILGALGKECGESMYSGKIFTRDPEAESKMGGNVFYDTITAAETEKLDHLFSQYEIAADGKDFHVIRPVLSGRHEYALFKPDLKPELAKKYFVKRG from the coding sequence ATGGAATATTTAGATCTGGCCAAGGTAGAAAATGAAAAAGTCAATGTTCTGATTAAGGATAAACTTAAAGAAAGCAATGAACTGGTACTAAAAAATGTCAATTCGATGCACAATATCTGCGCCGGTTTATCAGGCGACTGCCAGGTAACCATCGAAGACAGCACCGGGTTGTATACTGGTAGTTTTTTAGAAGGACCGACCCTCCGGATTAAGGGTAATGTCGGCTGGTATGCCGGGGATGACATGATGTCCGGCGAATTGATTGTTGAAAAAAACACCGGTTGCAATATTGGGGCCTACATCAATGGCGGTACGATTGTCATTTATGGCAATACCGGCAGCCGGGTAGGCTATGGCATGAAGGGCGGTAACATCATCGTCTGCGGCTCAGCCGGAAGATGGGCCGGGGTGATGGCCATGGGCGGTGACCTGATCATTCTGGGGGCGCTGGGCAAAGAATGCGGCGAATCGATGTATTCCGGAAAGATCTTCACCCGCGATCCTGAAGCGGAATCGAAAATGGGCGGGAATGTTTTTTACGACACCATTACCGCCGCCGAAACAGAAAAGCTGGATCATTTATTTAGCCAATATGAGATTGCCGCCGATGGAAAAGATTTTCACGTGATCCGGCCGGTGCTCAGTGGCAGACACGAGTACGCGTTATTTAAACCGGATTTAAAACCGGAGCTGGCCAAAAAATATTTCGTAAAGAGAGGTTAA